In a single window of the Tepidamorphus gemmatus genome:
- a CDS encoding CaiB/BaiF CoA transferase family protein: MGVLSGYRVLDCSIAMAGPFAAQRMGDLGADVIKVEPVTGEWQRHTAAGGARGNRINVSFLSLNRNKRSLAVDLKRPEGRQILLDLVKTADVFLQNYRPGVAERLGVDYGTLSAINPRLVYVSMSGYGEDGPYRDRPGQDLILQGMSGAMLSAGREGEPPTPAGQFLVDAVTAYTAFEAALAALLHRERTGEGQRVDVNMLDAITTLQMQELSVFTIAGKPQTRSAEPHAHVYIRAPYGAFATSDGYIIVAFPPLRKLGEVIGEPSFLTMNDETDGWTRRDEIFAKTREKLKERSSADWLKLFAEADIWAGPVYGYAELVDDPQIRHNGTFVEYDHPTEGRVKMPGFPFRMSKTPARVYRGAPVVGEDTRQILREIGYDEARIDSLLAETVVAEERP, from the coding sequence ATGGGCGTACTTTCCGGCTACCGGGTTCTGGACTGCTCGATCGCCATGGCCGGTCCGTTCGCGGCGCAGCGCATGGGCGATCTGGGCGCTGACGTCATCAAGGTCGAGCCCGTCACCGGCGAGTGGCAGCGCCACACGGCGGCGGGCGGCGCGCGCGGCAATCGCATCAACGTCTCGTTCCTGTCGCTGAACCGAAACAAGCGCAGCCTCGCGGTTGACCTCAAGCGTCCGGAAGGCAGGCAGATCCTGCTCGACCTGGTGAAGACCGCCGACGTCTTCCTGCAGAATTACCGTCCCGGCGTCGCCGAGCGCCTCGGCGTCGACTACGGGACGCTGTCGGCGATCAATCCGCGCCTCGTCTACGTATCCATGTCGGGCTATGGTGAGGATGGACCCTACCGCGACAGGCCGGGTCAGGACCTGATCCTGCAGGGCATGAGCGGCGCGATGCTGTCGGCGGGCCGCGAGGGGGAGCCACCGACGCCGGCCGGGCAGTTCCTGGTCGATGCCGTTACCGCCTATACGGCCTTCGAGGCGGCGCTCGCCGCGCTGTTGCACCGCGAGCGCACCGGAGAAGGGCAGCGCGTCGATGTCAACATGCTCGATGCCATCACCACCCTGCAGATGCAGGAACTGTCGGTGTTCACCATCGCCGGCAAGCCGCAGACCCGTTCGGCCGAGCCGCACGCCCACGTCTATATCCGCGCGCCCTATGGCGCCTTCGCCACCAGCGACGGCTACATCATCGTCGCCTTCCCGCCGTTGCGGAAACTCGGCGAGGTGATCGGCGAGCCATCCTTCCTGACGATGAATGACGAGACCGACGGCTGGACGCGGCGCGACGAGATTTTTGCCAAGACCCGCGAGAAGCTGAAGGAGCGCTCCAGCGCGGACTGGCTGAAGCTGTTCGCCGAGGCCGACATCTGGGCGGGCCCGGTCTATGGCTATGCCGAGCTGGTCGACGACCCGCAGATCCGCCACAACGGCACCTTCGTCGAGTACGATCACCCGACAGAGGGCCGGGTGAAGATGCCGGGCTTCCCGTTCCGCATGTCGAAGACGCCCGCCCGCGTCTATCGCGGTGCGCCGGTCGTCGGCGAGGATACGCGGCAGATCCTGCGGGAGATCGGTTACGACGAGGCCCGCATCGACTCGCTGTTGGCCGAGACGGTCGTCGCCGAGGAAAGACCGTGA
- a CDS encoding Gfo/Idh/MocA family protein, with amino-acid sequence MADSMGFHPDPEVRTRDLAIGCIGAGMIMAECHLAAYRQAGFPVAAIASRTRANAAKVAERWGIGKVHDTPQALIEDPAIEILDIAFPPDQQPDLIRHALKQPHIKGILAQKPLSLTLAEAIALRDEAKAAGKVLSVNQNMRYDQSMRVLKEILDRGDLGTPVFAQIDMHAIPHWQTFLEGYDRLTLANMSVHHLDVLRFLFGDPDEIFTTTRKDPRTRFEHTDGITLSTLKFPSGLLALSLEDVWSGPRQEGYRDDQYIGWRVEGTDGVAKGTIGWPTGTASTLTYASTRTTGGEWVTPSWDTMWFPHAFIGVMEQLQHAVKTGTPPALTVADNVKTVALIEAGYRSMAENRPVKLSEIPV; translated from the coding sequence ATGGCCGACAGCATGGGCTTTCATCCGGACCCCGAGGTGCGCACGCGCGATCTGGCGATCGGCTGCATCGGCGCCGGCATGATCATGGCGGAGTGTCATCTGGCCGCCTACAGGCAGGCCGGCTTTCCGGTCGCCGCCATCGCCTCGCGCACCAGGGCCAATGCCGCGAAGGTCGCCGAGCGCTGGGGCATCGGCAAGGTCCACGACACGCCGCAGGCGCTGATCGAGGATCCGGCGATCGAGATCCTCGACATCGCCTTTCCGCCGGATCAGCAGCCGGATCTGATCCGGCACGCGCTGAAGCAGCCGCACATCAAGGGTATCCTCGCCCAGAAGCCGCTGTCGCTGACGCTCGCCGAGGCGATCGCGCTCAGGGACGAGGCGAAGGCGGCCGGCAAGGTCCTCTCCGTCAACCAGAACATGCGCTACGACCAATCGATGCGCGTGCTCAAGGAGATCCTCGACCGGGGCGACCTCGGAACCCCGGTCTTCGCGCAGATCGACATGCATGCCATCCCGCACTGGCAGACCTTCCTCGAGGGCTACGACCGGCTGACGCTCGCCAACATGAGCGTCCACCACCTCGATGTGCTGCGTTTCCTGTTCGGTGATCCCGACGAGATCTTCACGACCACCCGCAAGGATCCGCGCACCCGCTTCGAGCATACCGACGGCATCACCCTCTCGACGCTGAAGTTTCCCTCCGGCCTGTTGGCGCTGTCGCTCGAGGATGTCTGGTCCGGCCCTCGCCAGGAGGGCTACCGCGACGACCAGTACATCGGCTGGCGTGTCGAGGGTACCGACGGCGTCGCCAAGGGTACGATCGGCTGGCCGACCGGTACCGCCTCGACGCTCACCTATGCCTCGACCAGGACGACCGGCGGCGAATGGGTGACGCCGAGCTGGGACACCATGTGGTTCCCGCACGCCTTCATCGGCGTGATGGAGCAGCTTCAGCACGCCGTGAAGACCGGGACGCCGCCGGCCCTCACCGTCGCGGACAACGTCAAGACCGTGGCGCTGATCGAGGCCGGCTACCGCTCGATGGCCGAGAACCGGCCAGTGAAGCTTTCCGAGATCCCGGTCTGA
- a CDS encoding aldehyde dehydrogenase family protein gives MTARHDNLIGGKWVQGSEYAPNVNPSDLSDIVGEYARATAADTHAAIAAAKDALHAWSRSTPQQRFDLLDAAGTRILAEKERLGRLLSREEGKTLAEGIGEAARAGQIFKFFAGEALRSGGEAITSVRPGVGIEITREAVGVVGLITPWNFPIAIPAWKIAPALAWGNTVVLKPADLVPGSAHALVEILVDAGLPAGVLNLVMGRGSVVGEAIIGSPDVNAISFTGSVQTGKRIALACAESGKKLQMEMGGKNPLVVLDDADLDVAVGAAVNGAFFSTGQRCTASSRLIVTEKIHDRFVEAMTAKLKTLRIDNALKQGTDIGPVVDEKQLEQDLRYIALAREEGCEVIGGERLNRETEGYYLAPALLVGANNRMRTSREEIFGPVASVIKVGDYDEALAVANDTDFGLSAGICTTSLKYASHFKRNAEAGMVMVNLPTAGVDYHVPFGGRKGSSHGPREQGAYAREFYTTVKTAYTLAG, from the coding sequence GTGACGGCGAGACACGACAACCTGATCGGTGGCAAGTGGGTTCAGGGCAGCGAATACGCGCCGAATGTCAATCCGTCCGACCTGAGCGACATCGTCGGCGAGTACGCGCGCGCCACTGCTGCTGACACCCATGCCGCGATCGCGGCGGCGAAGGATGCGCTGCACGCCTGGTCGCGCTCCACCCCGCAGCAGCGCTTCGACCTGCTCGACGCCGCCGGCACCCGCATCCTCGCCGAGAAGGAGCGGCTCGGCCGGCTGCTGTCGCGCGAGGAGGGCAAGACCCTGGCCGAAGGTATCGGAGAGGCGGCCCGTGCCGGTCAGATCTTCAAGTTCTTCGCCGGCGAGGCGCTGCGCTCGGGCGGCGAGGCGATCACCTCCGTCAGGCCCGGTGTCGGCATCGAGATCACCCGCGAGGCAGTTGGCGTGGTCGGCCTGATCACGCCCTGGAACTTCCCGATCGCCATCCCCGCCTGGAAGATCGCGCCGGCGCTTGCCTGGGGCAACACGGTGGTGCTGAAGCCGGCCGACCTCGTACCCGGATCGGCCCATGCGCTGGTGGAGATCCTGGTCGATGCCGGCCTGCCTGCCGGCGTGCTCAATCTGGTGATGGGGCGTGGATCGGTCGTCGGCGAGGCGATCATCGGCTCGCCCGACGTCAACGCGATCAGCTTCACTGGCTCCGTCCAGACCGGCAAGCGCATTGCGCTTGCCTGCGCCGAGAGCGGCAAGAAGCTGCAGATGGAGATGGGCGGCAAGAACCCGCTGGTCGTCCTCGACGACGCCGACCTCGATGTCGCGGTCGGCGCTGCCGTCAACGGTGCCTTCTTCTCCACCGGCCAGCGTTGCACCGCCTCCTCGCGGCTGATCGTCACCGAGAAGATTCACGACCGCTTCGTCGAGGCGATGACGGCGAAGCTCAAGACCCTGAGGATCGACAACGCGCTCAAGCAGGGCACGGACATCGGACCGGTCGTCGACGAGAAGCAGCTCGAGCAGGATCTGCGCTACATCGCGCTGGCCCGTGAGGAGGGCTGCGAGGTGATCGGCGGCGAGCGGCTCAACCGCGAGACCGAAGGCTACTATCTTGCGCCCGCGCTCCTGGTCGGCGCCAACAACCGGATGCGCACCAGCCGCGAGGAGATCTTCGGCCCCGTCGCCAGCGTCATCAAGGTCGGTGATTACGACGAGGCCCTCGCGGTCGCGAACGATACCGACTTCGGGCTGTCCGCGGGCATCTGCACCACCTCGCTGAAATACGCCTCGCACTTCAAGCGCAACGCAGAGGCCGGCATGGTCATGGTCAATCTGCCGACGGCGGGCGTCGACTATCATGTTCCCTTCGGCGGCCGGAAAGGCTCCTCGCACGGACCGCGCGAACAGGGCGCCTATGCGCGCGAGTTCTACACCACGGTCAAGACCGCCTACACGCTGGCCGGGTAG
- a CDS encoding aldose 1-epimerase family protein translates to MVKLYGRAMSRRDVARHAGMLSQFAGVRLMTLGDGVERGIRMLEFRTGTGLRFTVLVDRALDVADCEFRGAAIGWHSPAGFRHPALHEYEGEGGLAWLRSFSGLMVTCGLDHTLFMDSDPADHYVYGPRKSVDSSLHGRIGTIPGRLTGYGESWDGDDCTLWCEGIVQQSTVFGEDLHLIRRIEAKVGANEFVLKDRVVNHGFYDTPHMFLYHINVGHPVLAEGSRYLAPIRKTVWAAHAGDNYRRQGVGYRTLPAPRSNFHEQVWEHEMSADADGKVPVALVNDSFDGGRGLGFLVETAKAEFPAHFEWQNLQEGQYALGIEPSTNHVLGKPFARERGELIRLSHGEERRYTTRFAVLDGADEIAAAEARIRAIAGQPDEDYPVPTGEWEAIGR, encoded by the coding sequence ATGGTGAAGCTTTATGGGCGTGCGATGTCGCGGCGCGACGTCGCCCGCCACGCAGGAATGCTGTCCCAGTTTGCAGGCGTCCGTCTGATGACGCTGGGCGACGGCGTGGAGCGCGGCATCCGCATGCTGGAATTCCGGACCGGTACCGGCTTGCGGTTCACGGTGCTGGTCGACCGGGCGCTCGACGTTGCCGACTGCGAGTTTCGGGGGGCGGCGATCGGCTGGCATTCGCCGGCGGGATTCCGCCATCCCGCCCTGCACGAGTACGAGGGCGAGGGCGGCCTTGCCTGGTTGCGGTCGTTCTCCGGGCTGATGGTCACCTGCGGGCTCGATCACACGCTGTTCATGGATTCCGATCCGGCCGACCATTACGTCTACGGCCCGCGCAAGAGCGTCGACAGTTCCCTGCACGGACGGATCGGCACGATCCCGGGCCGGCTCACCGGCTATGGCGAGAGCTGGGACGGCGATGACTGCACGCTCTGGTGCGAGGGCATCGTCCAGCAATCCACCGTGTTCGGCGAGGACCTGCACCTGATCCGCCGGATCGAGGCGAAGGTCGGGGCGAACGAGTTCGTCCTGAAGGACCGGGTGGTCAATCACGGCTTCTACGACACCCCGCACATGTTCCTCTACCACATCAATGTCGGCCATCCGGTGCTGGCGGAAGGCAGCCGATATCTGGCGCCGATCCGCAAGACCGTGTGGGCGGCCCATGCCGGCGACAACTACCGCCGGCAGGGCGTCGGCTATCGGACGCTGCCCGCCCCCCGGTCGAATTTCCACGAGCAGGTCTGGGAGCACGAGATGTCCGCGGACGCCGACGGCAAGGTGCCTGTCGCGCTGGTCAACGACAGCTTCGACGGCGGCCGCGGCCTCGGCTTCCTTGTCGAGACCGCCAAGGCCGAGTTCCCGGCCCATTTCGAGTGGCAGAACCTTCAGGAGGGGCAGTATGCCCTCGGCATCGAACCCTCCACCAACCATGTGCTCGGCAAGCCGTTCGCACGCGAGCGCGGCGAGCTGATCCGTCTCTCCCACGGCGAGGAGCGGCGCTACACGACCCGCTTCGCCGTGCTCGACGGCGCGGACGAGATCGCTGCCGCCGAGGCGCGGATCCGAGCCATAGCCGGTCAGCCCGACGAGGATTACCCGGTGCCGACCGGCGAATGGGAGGCAATCGGCCGATGA
- a CDS encoding enoyl-CoA hydratase/isomerase family protein, with translation MDTVTLDVDGHVAVITLNRADKLNAMTPEMTDALRRHVAAVNGDDDVRAVVLTGAGQKAFCAGSDIRELDAYPTAWSFRGRPDYCDAVRSLTKPSIAAVNGYAFGGGLEMALSCDIRIASANARFAAPEIKLGWIGGGGMTALLAHSIGPSNAALMVMTGDPIAAERALSWGLISEIVEPDMLIGRAREIAATIASRAPIAAETAKLNLKAAFAMPLENAIQYERDLQTVCFATEDAAEGRRAFKEKRPPVFRRR, from the coding sequence ATGGACACCGTAACCCTCGACGTCGACGGCCATGTCGCCGTCATCACCCTGAATCGGGCCGACAAGCTCAACGCCATGACGCCGGAGATGACCGACGCCCTGCGCCGACATGTCGCGGCGGTCAACGGTGACGATGACGTCCGCGCGGTGGTGCTGACCGGAGCGGGGCAGAAGGCGTTCTGCGCCGGCAGCGACATTCGCGAACTCGATGCCTATCCGACGGCCTGGTCGTTCCGCGGCCGGCCGGACTATTGCGATGCGGTGCGCAGCCTGACCAAGCCGTCGATCGCCGCGGTCAATGGCTACGCGTTCGGCGGCGGGCTGGAGATGGCGCTGTCCTGCGACATCCGCATCGCCTCGGCCAATGCCCGCTTCGCTGCTCCCGAGATCAAGCTCGGTTGGATCGGCGGCGGCGGCATGACCGCGCTGCTCGCCCATTCGATCGGTCCGTCGAATGCCGCACTGATGGTGATGACCGGCGATCCGATCGCTGCCGAGCGGGCTCTGTCCTGGGGGCTCATCAGCGAGATCGTCGAGCCCGACATGCTGATCGGACGGGCCCGCGAGATTGCCGCCACCATCGCCAGCCGCGCCCCGATCGCGGCGGAGACTGCCAAGCTCAACCTCAAGGCCGCCTTCGCCATGCCGCTCGAAAACGCCATCCAGTACGAGCGCGACCTTCAGACCGTGTGCTTCGCCACCGAGGACGCGGCCGAGGGCCGGCGTGCCTTCAAGGAAAAGCGACCGCCGGTATTCCGCAGGCGTTGA
- a CDS encoding extracellular solute-binding protein, with protein sequence MSAPHYLGLTWDHPRGYNALAAAAAALDPVRDGLSIAWSRQPLEGFESHPIDDLAARFDIVVIDHPHVGEAVAKDCFFALEDLFAAAEIAGWSTATIGPCLLSYRYAGRHWALPLDAATQVMACRPERLDEALPRTWDEVVTVARRRPVALSLAGPHAILSFMSLCVALGEPPASRDPGRFVSAETGTAALEIMAALAATTPDWTKPLNPIGLLEAMAQDADLALVPLVYGYVNYAAPADPARLAVRFADAPVVAGVGRPGSTLGGTGIAVSRRAEVTPALLDHLRWLMSSETQTAFIPAHDGQPSRRDAWADAAVNARWGGFYRDTAATLEAAWVRPRFHGYIPFQTRASAILREALSARTPAAATLARLQDAYAAARPDGAEI encoded by the coding sequence GTGAGCGCGCCGCACTATCTCGGACTGACCTGGGATCATCCGCGCGGCTACAACGCGCTGGCCGCCGCCGCGGCGGCCCTCGATCCGGTTCGCGACGGACTGTCCATCGCCTGGTCGAGGCAGCCGCTCGAGGGTTTCGAATCCCACCCCATCGATGATCTCGCGGCCCGATTCGACATCGTGGTGATCGATCACCCCCATGTCGGCGAGGCAGTCGCCAAGGACTGCTTCTTCGCGCTCGAGGATCTGTTCGCAGCGGCGGAGATCGCCGGCTGGTCCACCGCCACCATCGGCCCCTGCCTGTTGAGCTACCGCTATGCCGGACGCCACTGGGCGCTGCCGCTCGATGCCGCGACACAGGTCATGGCCTGCCGGCCTGAGCGGCTTGACGAAGCCTTGCCGCGGACCTGGGACGAGGTGGTCACCGTCGCCAGGCGCAGACCGGTCGCCCTGTCGCTCGCGGGGCCCCATGCGATCCTCTCGTTCATGAGCCTGTGCGTGGCGCTGGGCGAGCCGCCGGCGAGCCGTGATCCGGGACGCTTCGTGTCGGCGGAAACGGGCACGGCCGCCCTCGAGATCATGGCAGCCCTCGCCGCGACGACGCCGGACTGGACGAAGCCGCTCAACCCGATCGGTCTGCTCGAGGCCATGGCACAGGACGCGGATCTGGCGCTCGTGCCGCTGGTCTACGGCTATGTCAACTATGCTGCGCCGGCCGATCCCGCCCGTCTTGCCGTCCGCTTCGCCGACGCCCCGGTGGTCGCGGGGGTCGGGCGACCCGGCTCGACGCTCGGCGGTACCGGCATCGCCGTCAGCCGCCGGGCCGAGGTAACGCCGGCGCTGCTCGACCATCTGCGCTGGCTGATGTCGAGCGAGACCCAGACGGCGTTCATCCCTGCCCATGACGGCCAGCCGAGCCGGCGCGACGCCTGGGCCGACGCCGCGGTCAACGCCCGCTGGGGCGGGTTCTACCGCGACACCGCCGCGACGCTGGAGGCGGCCTGGGTGCGGCCGCGCTTCCACGGATACATCCCGTTCCAGACGCGGGCCTCGGCCATCCTGCGCGAGGCGCTGAGCGCTCGCACACCCGCAGCTGCGACGCTGGCAAGGCTTCAGGACGCCTATGCCGCCGCCCGACCGGACGGAGCGGAAATATGA
- a CDS encoding enoyl-CoA hydratase/isomerase family protein: MTRPDPRGDAVFERATDRMAMLRHDRPQRLTAMTRAGMRHLATLLQEIGEDPTVGVAILSGSGRGVCAGLDISGGELDVQGAARDIAECSALQETCAGAIPIRTRPRRDDADDDTGRADRAGLPGPIQPA, encoded by the coding sequence GTGACACGACCCGATCCGCGTGGCGATGCGGTGTTCGAGCGCGCCACCGACCGCATGGCCATGCTGCGCCACGACCGCCCGCAACGGCTGACCGCGATGACCCGGGCCGGGATGCGGCATCTCGCGACGCTGTTGCAGGAAATCGGCGAGGATCCGACCGTCGGCGTGGCGATCCTCTCCGGCTCGGGTCGCGGCGTCTGCGCCGGGCTCGACATCTCCGGCGGCGAGCTCGATGTGCAGGGGGCGGCGCGGGACATCGCGGAATGCTCCGCCCTGCAGGAGACCTGCGCCGGCGCGATCCCCATCCGCACGAGGCCCCGGCGCGATGACGCCGATGATGATACCGGCCGTGCGGACCGGGCCGGTCTACCCGGCCCGATCCAGCCGGCCTGA
- a CDS encoding SDR family NAD(P)-dependent oxidoreductase, with product MNVNAVTGDAPVWEASMDFSGRTVLLTGGAGGLGIDIALAFADAGARVIALDIRDDRGADLLSRAVGTTGEVLYEHVDLSQLDALPGELDRIVSAHGPVDILINNAAIYPARPFDEYTVEDYRAVQAVNVDAHVQCMLSLAPGMRARGWGRIINVASITFYGGWDKLFPYVASKGALVGLTRAWARELGPFGITVNAIAPGAFPTDAEKIHPDPEGYARFVLEHQSLKRRGSPRDIAGTMMFLASDYSAFITGQTLNVDGGWVMK from the coding sequence ATGAACGTCAACGCGGTGACCGGCGATGCTCCGGTCTGGGAGGCGAGCATGGATTTTTCGGGCAGGACCGTCCTTCTGACCGGCGGCGCCGGCGGGCTCGGCATCGACATCGCGCTTGCCTTTGCCGATGCGGGCGCGAGGGTGATTGCCCTCGACATCCGCGACGATCGCGGCGCCGATCTCCTCTCCCGCGCCGTCGGCACGACCGGCGAGGTGCTCTACGAGCATGTCGATCTCTCGCAGCTCGACGCGCTGCCGGGCGAACTCGACCGCATTGTCTCGGCGCATGGCCCGGTCGACATCCTGATCAACAACGCCGCGATCTATCCGGCGAGGCCGTTCGATGAGTACACGGTCGAGGACTACCGCGCCGTCCAGGCGGTCAATGTCGATGCCCATGTGCAGTGCATGCTGTCGCTGGCGCCAGGCATGCGGGCGCGCGGCTGGGGGCGCATCATCAATGTCGCCTCGATCACCTTCTATGGCGGCTGGGACAAGCTGTTCCCCTATGTCGCCTCGAAGGGGGCGCTGGTGGGACTGACCCGCGCCTGGGCGCGCGAACTCGGCCCCTTCGGCATCACTGTCAATGCGATCGCGCCGGGCGCCTTCCCCACCGACGCGGAGAAGATCCACCCCGATCCCGAGGGATATGCCCGCTTCGTGCTGGAGCATCAGTCGCTGAAGCGCCGCGGGTCGCCGCGCGACATCGCCGGCACGATGATGTTCCTCGCCTCCGACTACTCGGCCTTCATCACCGGCCAGACCCTCAATGTCGACGGCGGCTGGGTGATGAAGTGA
- a CDS encoding TRAP transporter small permease, whose amino-acid sequence MRGLLRAFEHIQWSLAAIGGGLCLFAILILTVVTVYGRYVLGADLVPGGYNMIEAALFPLMVFWGLPLAHREGAFPRLEVLSSLAPGPLGKAISAFVLLVEAAVYAIVLWYAGKFTLVAIDSGRQLQIGTGYWPAWPVVMMAPISFGLMLIEIVRLMLRELRSVLAAD is encoded by the coding sequence ATGCGGGGACTGTTGCGCGCCTTCGAGCACATCCAGTGGTCGCTCGCCGCCATCGGCGGCGGTCTGTGCCTGTTCGCCATCCTGATCCTGACGGTCGTCACCGTCTATGGCCGCTACGTGCTCGGTGCCGATCTCGTGCCCGGCGGCTACAACATGATCGAGGCGGCGTTGTTTCCGCTGATGGTGTTCTGGGGCCTGCCGCTGGCGCACCGCGAGGGCGCCTTTCCGCGTCTCGAGGTGCTGTCGAGCCTGGCGCCGGGACCGCTCGGCAAGGCGATCTCGGCCTTCGTGCTCCTTGTCGAGGCGGCCGTCTATGCGATCGTGCTCTGGTATGCGGGCAAGTTCACGCTGGTGGCGATCGACAGCGGCCGGCAGTTGCAGATCGGCACCGGCTACTGGCCGGCCTGGCCGGTGGTGATGATGGCGCCGATTTCGTTCGGGCTGATGCTGATCGAGATCGTGCGGCTGATGCTGCGCGAGCTGCGCTCGGTCCTGGCCGCCGACTGA
- a CDS encoding sugar phosphate isomerase/epimerase family protein — MMQVGIFTGYFPYGLEETAKRIRALGFNTVQLDMHFKDIDVSAGQITKEKCVRIRETFRDHDLPICCISGYTNIVHPDKAEREKRVGYLKEIIRHARLLGTPYVISETGTFNTESDWVHHPKNKTEEGFEECRKVIADLAQHAYDHGAVFLLETYVNNVVGSVEETVRMFAQVDHPGLGLLMDPTNYFETHNIDNMDKVLNQVFDTLSDKIKIAHAKDVKRSGDDKSEKHADIGDDDALESHTFRGVGEIELPAPGLGSLNYDLYLKRLSEKHPNISVIIEHLDEADVPRAKKFLDGKLRANGL; from the coding sequence ATGATGCAGGTGGGCATTTTCACCGGATACTTCCCCTACGGCCTCGAGGAGACCGCGAAGCGGATCCGCGCGCTCGGCTTCAACACCGTCCAGCTCGACATGCATTTCAAGGATATCGACGTCTCGGCCGGACAGATCACCAAGGAAAAGTGCGTGCGGATCCGCGAGACCTTCCGTGATCACGACCTGCCGATCTGCTGCATCTCCGGCTACACGAACATCGTCCACCCGGACAAGGCGGAGCGCGAGAAGCGGGTCGGCTATCTGAAGGAGATCATCCGCCACGCCCGCCTGCTCGGCACGCCCTATGTCATTTCCGAGACGGGCACCTTCAACACCGAGAGCGACTGGGTTCACCACCCGAAGAACAAGACCGAGGAAGGGTTCGAGGAGTGCCGCAAGGTCATCGCCGATCTCGCCCAGCACGCCTATGACCACGGCGCGGTGTTCCTGCTCGAGACCTATGTCAACAACGTCGTCGGATCCGTCGAGGAGACGGTGCGGATGTTCGCGCAGGTCGATCATCCCGGTCTCGGCCTGCTGATGGATCCGACCAACTACTTCGAGACCCACAACATCGACAACATGGACAAGGTCCTGAACCAGGTCTTCGACACGCTGTCCGACAAGATCAAGATCGCCCATGCCAAGGACGTCAAGCGCTCGGGCGACGACAAGTCGGAGAAGCACGCCGACATCGGCGACGACGATGCACTCGAGTCGCACACCTTCCGCGGCGTCGGCGAGATCGAGCTGCCGGCACCGGGTCTCGGTTCGCTCAACTACGACCTCTACCTGAAGCGCCTCTCCGAGAAGCATCCGAACATCTCCGTGATCATCGAGCATCTCGACGAGGCCGACGTGCCGCGCGCCAAGAAGTTCCTCGACGGCAAGCTGAGGGCGAACGGGCTTTGA